One Solanum pennellii chromosome 9, SPENNV200 DNA segment encodes these proteins:
- the LOC107031427 gene encoding WAT1-related protein At2g37460: MEAVRELYNRAKPFLAVIFLQFGLAGMDILTKVALNEGMSNYVFVVYRHAVATLVIAPFAIILDKKVRPKMTPSIFAKLVLLSLLEPVIDQNLYSIGLKYTTATFAAAMCNILPAITFIMAWLFRLEKVKLTSIRSQAKIVGTIATVAGAMIMTLVRGPIVELFWTTGNAGHNSQSGGLNLSHAIKGSIMITIGCFSWAAFMILQAITLRTYPAELSLTAWICLLGTTEGAILAMVMERGKPAVWAINWDSKFLAAVYSGIFCSGLAYYIQGVIMKDRGPVFVTAFNPLSMVIVAILSTIILREQLNLGRVLGAVVIVVGLYIVLWGKSKDHKSPSIDEQAIPTHETKIDKELFSQTVTHINSLKGTTATEDEGI, translated from the exons ATGGAGGCAGTACGTGAACTATACAACAGAGCCAAACCCTTTCTTGCAGTCATTTTTCTCCAATTTGGGCTAGCAGGCATGGATATTCTCACCAAAGTGGCCTTGAACGAAGGAATGAGTAACTATGTATTTGTTGTGTACCGCCATGCAGTTGCCACTTTGGTTATTGCTCCTTTTGCAATAATTCTAGACAA GAAAGTAAGACCAAAGATGACCCCCTCAATATTTGCTAAGTTGGTACTTCTTAGCTTACTGGA GCCTGTCATCGACCAGAATCTCTACTCTATTGGCCTGAAATACACAACAGCAACTTTTGCAGCTGCAATGTGCAACATTCTTCCTGCCATTACTTTTATAATGGCCTGGTTATTCAG GCTTGAGAAGGTGAAGCTTACAAGCATCCGCAGCCAAGCCAAAATAGTTGGGACTATTGCCACAGTGGCAGGAGCCATGATCATGACACTGGTACGAGGCCCAATAGTTGAACTATTTTGGACAACAGGAAATGCCGGTCATAACTCTCAAAGTGGTGGGTTAAATCTAAGCCATGCTATCAAAGGTTCCATCATGATAACAATTGGGTGCTTCAGTTGGGCTGCATTCATGATTTTGCAG GCAATCACACTGAGGACTTATCCCGCTGAGCTCTCGCTCACTGCTTGGATATGCTTGTTGGGAACAACTGAGGGAGCCATATTAGCAATGGTAATGGAGAGAGGAAAACCTGCAGTGTGGGCCATAAACTGGGACTCTAAGTTTCTTGCAGCTGTATACAGT GGAATATTCTGTTCAGGACTCGCGTATTATATCCAAGGAGTCATAATGAAAGACAGGGGCCCTGTTTTTGTCACAGCTTTCAATCCATTAAGCATGGTTATTGTAGCTATATTGAGTACAATCATTCTACGTGAACAACTGAACCTGGGAAG GGTACTCGGTGCTGTTGTGATTGTTGTTGGCCTTTACATTGTCCTATGGGGTAAAAGTAAGGATCACAAATCTCCATCAATCGATGAACAAGCAATACCAACACATGAAACCAAAATTGACAAGGAACTTTTTAGTCAGACAGTTACCCACATCAATTCATTGAAAGGAACAACTGCTACCGAAGATGAAGGCATATAA
- the LOC107031811 gene encoding nascent polypeptide-associated complex subunit beta-like yields the protein MNVEKLQKMAGSVRTGGKGTMRRKKKAVHKTTTTDDKRLQSTLKRIGVNSIPAIEEVNIFKEDVVIQFSNPKVQASIAANTWVVSGTPQTKKLQDILPQIIHQLGPDNLENLKKLAEQFQKQAPGAADVAAGAVAAQEDDDDVPELVAGETFEAAAEEGHTS from the exons ATGAATGTAGAAAAGTTGCAAAAGATGGCCGGTTCGGTTAGAACCGGTGGAAAGGGTACCATGAGAAG AAAGAAGAAAGCCGTACACAAGACAACTACAACCGATGACAAAAGACTACAGAGCACCTTGAAAAGAATAGGTGTCAATTCCATTCCTGCCATTGAAGAAGTCAACATTTTCAAAGAGGATGTTGTTATCCAATTCAGTAACCCCAAAG TTCAAGCATCAATTGCTGCAAACACATGGGTAGTCAGTGGTACCCCCCAGACAAAGA AATTGCAGGATATTCTTCCTCAAATTATTCACCAGCTGG GTCCTGATAATTTGGAGAATTTGAAGAAGTTGGCTGAGCAGTTCCAGAAGCAGGCACCTGGTGCTGCAGATGTGGCTGCAGGTGCTGTTGCAGCACaggaagatgatgatgatgtacCAGAACTTGTGGCTGGTGAAACTTTTGAAGCTGCCGCTGAGGAGGGCCATACTTCCTGA
- the LOC114073960 gene encoding two-component response regulator ARR11-like, whose translation MEGINNPMSSPYYGKIEHVHVMLVDNDKEFTKKMTDFLTFYEYKVVTVDTALAAMSMLKEKQKIDVMILNVHPSNIYSFDLLAQAVVLDIVTLVVYDELNELVAKKALDKGAYLSLKKPFDEEILQYLWQIVLKRNTQQEKAREGSEMKNVSNINEGESQSNATNMVVRRKYRTKWTDELHTKFMKVVEQLGDGNCYPKKIFELMQVPGLTRIQIASHLQKCRRNNWRSRKEQRYVCAPSGHESKFGAMPRLQTNVLNPQRNSDEIQKGSWYSFSTPDANNVFARGDNSIQQEFNNNVGGGLQPETLFGMSSSQELEGSITGNTNYKPAWAFNNGDHDHAQYAYNNLNLNAAYGTIYSNNKTLSGANTGNVQVDEYNVNAENVAICSDNAMMSDTYVGNVAINGVGETNTNFQQYIDESDIFATLCESDIDEADASEKEDCEAYYLNTEYLL comes from the exons ATGGAAGGGATAAACAATCCAATGTCTTCTCCTTACTATGGAAAGATTGAACATGTTCATGTAATGCTGGTGGATAACGACAAAGAGTTTACCAAAAAGATGACTGATTTTCTGACGTTTTATGAATATAAAG TTGTGACGGTTGATACGGCTTTAGCAGCAATGTCAATGCTCAAGGAAAAGCAAAAAATTGACGTAATGATACTCAATGTTCATCCATCGAACATTTATTCTTTTGACCTCTTAGCTCAAGCCGTGGTGTTGGATATAGTTACACTTG TTGTTTATGATGAACTCAACGAGCTGGTAGCAAAAAAGGCTTTGGATAAAGGAGCCTATCTTTCCCTTAAAAAGccatttgatgaagaaattttgCAATACTTATGGCAAATTGTTTTGAAGAGGAACACGCAACAAGAGAAAGCAAGAGAAGGATcagaaatgaaaaatgtatcTAATATCAATGAAGGAGAAAGTCAAAGCAATGCTACTAATATGGTTGTTAGGCGAAAGTATCGAACTAAATGGACTGATGAACTTCATaccaaatttatgaaagttgTAGAGCAACTCGGAGATGGAA ATTGTTACCCCAAGAAGATTTTTGAGCTTATGCAAGTGCCCGGTCTTACAAGAATTCAAATCGCTAGCCATCTACAG AAATGTCGTCGCAATAATTGGAGATCTCGAAAAGAGCAAAGATATGTTTGTGCCCCGTCAGGACATGAAAGTAAATTTGGGGCAATGCCTCGACTTCAAACAAATGTACTGAATCCGCAACGCAACTCAGATGaaatccaaaaaggttcatggtATTCATTTTCAACTCCTGATGCCAACAATGTTTTTGCTAGAGGAGATAATTCAattcaacaagaattcaacaataatGTTGGTGGTGGGCTACAACCTGAAACATTATTTGGAATGTCGAGTTCACAAGAACTAGAAGGCTCAATTACTGGGAACACTAATTATAAGCCTGCCTGGGCGTTTAACAACGGAGATCATGATCATGCTCAATATGCTTATAACAACTTGAATCTCAACGCGGCCTATGGGAcaatatattcaaataacaaaacATTGTCTGGTGCAAACACTGGAAATGTGCAAGTTGATGAATATAATGTCAATGCAGAAAATGTGGCAATATGTTCAGATAACGCAATGATGTCTGATACTTATGTTGGAAATGTGGCTATTAATGGAGTAGGAGAAACAAACACAAATTTTCAACAATATATTGATGAGTCAGATATATTTGCGACATTATGTGAGAGTGACATTGATGAGGCTGATGCAAGTGAGAAGGAAGATTGCGAGGCATATTACCTGAATACGGAATACCTCCTTTAA
- the LOC107031426 gene encoding uncharacterized protein LOC107031426 isoform X2, producing MAYDNSSTLEPKRSHQWFMDGIEPELLPNKKQAIEVPNHSSFSGLLSSNIAPWMNTPGFHSVSGQYAERQFDNDSARSLSFDDNSVPSVGIGNMNMSRKVMEDPFGSDSSFGLSISHTLEDHKSGLNYSGIRKVKVSQVKEAENFTPVSMGDIYTRGISNAMPTDHAFSKAEDNCIAMGLSFNGGDEHLMSLGDTFNREENSFISMGQPFNKVDSNEISLGHSFNESSSLSMSHPFCKDESNIIMLNQSFSREDDSTISVSHSFNDNNTAISMGQQFGNDDSNITSVGQTINTMADTNPPMSHCYSKVNDNAISVSQTYSKVENNNLSMSQSFGNGESNIISFGGFNDDDDINSSGRLICSYDLLMSQSSGQQSDIVTGKRLVESNADTVTSAAQMAGSKEFISKKEEQKATKKPPSNSFPSNVRSLLSTGMLDGVPVKYIAWSREELRGIIKGSGYLCGCQSCNFSKAINAYEFERHAGCKTKHPNNHIYFENGKTIYGIVQELRNTPQDLLFEVIQTITGSSINQKSFRIWKESFLAATRELQRIYGKDEVRRLS from the exons ATGGCTTATGATAACTCATCCACGCTTGAGCCCAAACGTTCACATCAATGGTTCATGGATGGCATCGAGCCTGAATTGCTTCCCAACAAGAAGCAAGCCATTGAAGTACCTAATCACAGTTCATTCTCTGGACTTTTAAGTTCCAATATTGCCCCCTGGATGAACACTCCAGGTTTCCACTCAGTATCAGGCCAATATGCAGAAAGACAGTTTGACAATGACAGCGCAAGATCGCTCAGCTTTGATGACAACAGTGTTCCATCCGTTGGCATAGGCAACATGAATATGTCTAGAAAGGTGATGGAAGATCCATTTGGAAGTGATTCCTCATTTGGTTTATCCATATCCCATACACTGGAGGATCATAAATCAGGTCTAAACTATAGTGGTATCAGAAAGGTCAAAGTCAGCCAGGTGAAGGAGGCTGAGAATTTCACGCCTGTGTCAATGGGTGATATCTATACCAGAGGGATCAGCAATGCAATGCCAACAGATCATGCTTTTAGTAAGGCTGAGGATAATTGCATAGCTATGGGACTCTCTTTCAATGGAGGTGATGAGCATCTGATGTCATTAGGTGACACATTTAATAGGGAAGAGAACAGTTTCATATCTATGGGTCAACCTTTTAACAAGGTGGATAGCAATGAAATATCACTGGGTCACAGCTTCAACGAGAGCAGCTCACTGTCAATGAGTCACCCTTTTTGTAAAGATGAAAGCAATATTATTATGCTGAATCAAAGTTTTAGCAGAGAGGATGATAGCACAATATCAGTGAGTCACTCATTCAATGACAATAATACTGCCATATCAATGGGTCAGCAATTCGGTAATGATGATAGCAATATTACATCAGTTGGACAAACTATTAATACGATGGCTGACACCAATCCACCTATGAGCCACTGCTACAGCAAAGTCAATGACAATGCCATATCAGTGAGTCAGACCTATAGCAAAGTTGAAAACAATAATTTGTCAATGAGCCAATCTTTTGGCAATGGAGAAAGCAATATCATATCCTTTGGTGGATTCAATGATGATGACGATATAAATTCTTCTGGAAGGCTGATTTGCAGTTATGACTTATTAATGAGTCAGTCTTCAGGCCAACAATCAGATATTGTGACTGGAAAGCGATTGGTTGAGTCAAATGCGGATACAGTTACAAGTGCTGCTCAAATGGCTGGCAGTAAggaatttatttccaaaaaggAGGAGCAGAAAGCAACTAAAAAGCCTCCTTCGAACAGTTTCCCTTCAAATGTGAGAAGCTTGCTCTCAACTGGTATGTTAGATGGAGTACCTGTCAAGTATATAGCTTGGTCCAGAGAG GAGCTCCGTGGTATTATAAAAGGCTCTGGTTACCTCTGTGGCTGTCagtcatgtaatttttccaag GCAATTAACGCTTATGAGTTTGAGCGACATGCTGGTTGTAAGACAAAACACcctaataatcatatatactttGAGAATGGGAAGACGATCTATGGAATTGTTCAGGAGCTCAGGAACACACCTCAGGATTTACTATTTGAAGTTATTCAGACAATTACTGGATCGTCCATTAACCAAAAATCATTTCGCATCTGGAAAG AATCTTTTCTAGCTGCGACACGTGAACTTCAGCGTATATATGGGAAGGATGAGGTCAGACGACTGTCATAA
- the LOC107031426 gene encoding uncharacterized protein LOC107031426 isoform X1, whose protein sequence is MAYDNSSTLEPKRSHQWFMDGIEPELLPNKKQAIEVPNHSSFSGLLSSNIAPWMNTPGFHSVSGQYAERQFDNDSARSLSFDDNSVPSVGIGNMNMSRKVMEDPFGSDSSFGLSISHTLEDHKSGLNYSGIRKVKVSQVKEAENFTPVSMGDIYTRGISNAMPTDHAFSKAEDNCIAMGLSFNGGDEHLMSLGDTFNREENSFISMGQPFNKVDSNEISLGHSFNESSSLSMSHPFCKDESNIIMLNQSFSREDDSTISVSHSFNDNNTAISMGQQFGNDDSNITSVGQTINTMADTNPPMSHCYSKVNDNAISVSQTYSKVENNNLSMSQSFGNGESNIISFGGFNDDDDINSSGRLICSYDLLMSQSSGQQSDIVTGKRLVESNADTVTSAAQMAGSKEFISKKEEQKATKKPPSNSFPSNVRSLLSTGMLDGVPVKYIAWSREKELRGIIKGSGYLCGCQSCNFSKAINAYEFERHAGCKTKHPNNHIYFENGKTIYGIVQELRNTPQDLLFEVIQTITGSSINQKSFRIWKESFLAATRELQRIYGKDEVRRLS, encoded by the exons ATGGCTTATGATAACTCATCCACGCTTGAGCCCAAACGTTCACATCAATGGTTCATGGATGGCATCGAGCCTGAATTGCTTCCCAACAAGAAGCAAGCCATTGAAGTACCTAATCACAGTTCATTCTCTGGACTTTTAAGTTCCAATATTGCCCCCTGGATGAACACTCCAGGTTTCCACTCAGTATCAGGCCAATATGCAGAAAGACAGTTTGACAATGACAGCGCAAGATCGCTCAGCTTTGATGACAACAGTGTTCCATCCGTTGGCATAGGCAACATGAATATGTCTAGAAAGGTGATGGAAGATCCATTTGGAAGTGATTCCTCATTTGGTTTATCCATATCCCATACACTGGAGGATCATAAATCAGGTCTAAACTATAGTGGTATCAGAAAGGTCAAAGTCAGCCAGGTGAAGGAGGCTGAGAATTTCACGCCTGTGTCAATGGGTGATATCTATACCAGAGGGATCAGCAATGCAATGCCAACAGATCATGCTTTTAGTAAGGCTGAGGATAATTGCATAGCTATGGGACTCTCTTTCAATGGAGGTGATGAGCATCTGATGTCATTAGGTGACACATTTAATAGGGAAGAGAACAGTTTCATATCTATGGGTCAACCTTTTAACAAGGTGGATAGCAATGAAATATCACTGGGTCACAGCTTCAACGAGAGCAGCTCACTGTCAATGAGTCACCCTTTTTGTAAAGATGAAAGCAATATTATTATGCTGAATCAAAGTTTTAGCAGAGAGGATGATAGCACAATATCAGTGAGTCACTCATTCAATGACAATAATACTGCCATATCAATGGGTCAGCAATTCGGTAATGATGATAGCAATATTACATCAGTTGGACAAACTATTAATACGATGGCTGACACCAATCCACCTATGAGCCACTGCTACAGCAAAGTCAATGACAATGCCATATCAGTGAGTCAGACCTATAGCAAAGTTGAAAACAATAATTTGTCAATGAGCCAATCTTTTGGCAATGGAGAAAGCAATATCATATCCTTTGGTGGATTCAATGATGATGACGATATAAATTCTTCTGGAAGGCTGATTTGCAGTTATGACTTATTAATGAGTCAGTCTTCAGGCCAACAATCAGATATTGTGACTGGAAAGCGATTGGTTGAGTCAAATGCGGATACAGTTACAAGTGCTGCTCAAATGGCTGGCAGTAAggaatttatttccaaaaaggAGGAGCAGAAAGCAACTAAAAAGCCTCCTTCGAACAGTTTCCCTTCAAATGTGAGAAGCTTGCTCTCAACTGGTATGTTAGATGGAGTACCTGTCAAGTATATAGCTTGGTCCAGAGAG AAGGAGCTCCGTGGTATTATAAAAGGCTCTGGTTACCTCTGTGGCTGTCagtcatgtaatttttccaag GCAATTAACGCTTATGAGTTTGAGCGACATGCTGGTTGTAAGACAAAACACcctaataatcatatatactttGAGAATGGGAAGACGATCTATGGAATTGTTCAGGAGCTCAGGAACACACCTCAGGATTTACTATTTGAAGTTATTCAGACAATTACTGGATCGTCCATTAACCAAAAATCATTTCGCATCTGGAAAG AATCTTTTCTAGCTGCGACACGTGAACTTCAGCGTATATATGGGAAGGATGAGGTCAGACGACTGTCATAA